The proteins below come from a single Piscinibacter gummiphilus genomic window:
- a CDS encoding NAD(P)/FAD-dependent oxidoreductase encodes MSQPIVIVGSGLAGYNLAREFRKLDKATPLVVVSRDHAGFYSKPMLSNALAGKKTAATLVMKAAEKMREELNATLLDRTGLKRIDTAAQTIELTDGETLHYRDLALALGADPIRLPLAGDAEPEVMSVNDLDDYARFAERLEGADTVAILGGGLIGCEFANDLLHRGVAPTVIDVADKLLSRLLPPQASERLQEKLGAAGVAFRLGVSVTRVDRDGNGYQLTLSDGSRLYADRVLSAIGLKPRTGLAAEAGIATQRGITTDRLLATSAPHVYALGDCAEVAGLSLPFVLPLMAQTRALAATLAGTPTPVVYPAMPVTVKTPACPTVVCPPLPGAAGSWSVELSDDACTARFADAAGQLRGFALLGAAVSQRQALAVQVPAWLD; translated from the coding sequence ATGTCCCAGCCCATCGTCATCGTCGGCTCCGGCCTTGCCGGCTACAACCTCGCACGCGAGTTCCGCAAGCTCGACAAGGCAACCCCGCTCGTCGTCGTGAGCCGCGACCACGCCGGCTTCTATTCGAAGCCCATGCTGTCGAACGCGCTGGCCGGCAAGAAGACGGCGGCCACGCTCGTGATGAAGGCGGCCGAGAAGATGCGCGAGGAGCTCAACGCCACGCTGCTCGACCGGACCGGGCTGAAGCGCATCGACACCGCGGCGCAGACGATCGAGCTCACCGATGGCGAGACGCTCCACTACCGCGACCTCGCCCTCGCGCTCGGCGCCGACCCGATCCGCCTGCCGCTTGCGGGCGACGCCGAGCCCGAGGTGATGTCGGTCAACGACCTCGACGACTACGCGCGTTTCGCCGAGCGCCTGGAAGGCGCCGACACGGTGGCCATCCTCGGCGGTGGCCTCATCGGTTGCGAGTTCGCCAACGACCTGCTGCATCGCGGGGTGGCGCCGACGGTGATCGACGTGGCCGACAAGCTGCTCTCGCGCCTCTTGCCGCCGCAGGCGAGCGAGCGGCTGCAGGAGAAGCTGGGCGCGGCCGGCGTGGCGTTTCGCCTCGGTGTCTCGGTGACGCGGGTCGACCGTGATGGCAACGGGTACCAGCTGACCCTGAGCGACGGCAGTCGCCTCTACGCCGACCGGGTGCTCTCGGCCATCGGCCTCAAGCCGCGCACCGGGCTCGCGGCCGAGGCCGGCATCGCCACCCAGCGCGGCATCACGACCGACCGCCTGCTCGCCACCAGCGCGCCGCACGTGTACGCCCTTGGCGACTGCGCCGAAGTGGCTGGCCTGTCGCTGCCCTTCGTGCTGCCGCTGATGGCGCAGACACGCGCGCTCGCCGCCACGCTGGCCGGCACCCCCACGCCGGTGGTCTACCCCGCGATGCCGGTGACGGTGAAGACGCCCGCCTGCCCGACCGTCGTCTGCCCGCCGCTGCCGGGCGCGGCCGGCAGCTGGAGCGTCGAGCTGAGCGACGACGCCTGCACCGCACGGTTTGCCGATGCGGCGGGCCAGCTGCGCGGCTTCGCGCTGCTCGGTGCGGCGGTCTCGCAACGCCAGGCGCTGGCCGTGCAGGTGCCGGCCTGGCTGGACTGA
- a CDS encoding DUF488 domain-containing protein, with translation MPICIVRLGEPRATGEGLRIGTVRRPPRGVPKAEFATRDYYDVWLPNLAPSDALMKEGLAAQASGSDAQWKAFARRYTAEMKQPERAHLLDTLAALSHHAAFAVGCYCEDESRCHRSLLRGLLAERGAAIK, from the coding sequence ATGCCCATCTGCATCGTTCGACTCGGCGAGCCGCGTGCCACAGGCGAGGGCCTGCGCATCGGCACCGTGCGCCGCCCGCCGCGCGGCGTGCCCAAGGCCGAATTCGCCACGCGCGACTACTACGACGTCTGGCTGCCCAACCTCGCGCCGAGCGACGCGCTGATGAAGGAAGGCCTGGCGGCGCAGGCCTCCGGCAGCGACGCGCAGTGGAAAGCCTTCGCCCGCCGCTACACCGCCGAGATGAAGCAGCCCGAGCGTGCGCACCTGCTCGACACCCTGGCCGCGCTGTCTCACCACGCAGCGTTTGCCGTGGGCTGCTACTGCGAGGACGAGAGCCGCTGCCACCGCTCGCTCCTGCGCGGGCTGCTGGCCGAACGGGGTGCCGCGATCAAGTGA
- a CDS encoding diguanylate cyclase domain-containing protein, whose translation MAALNPTSPDDAPHGGVDEVLSQSERTRVLRRRLHGARSLILKQGFSGDSLHRLRHEAAMLQRLAGVEGVPRLAAEAPTPDLLVLHDDGGVSLAQVLRDERLGVTEVLHIGLGLARVLADVHRRGVVHRDLNPANIVLVGAQRRPVLIDFDIASSFAEEAPSFSHQSEIAGTLAYMAPEQTGRTGRSVDQRADLYSLGATLYEMLAGQPPFSGHDPLQLIHDHLARVPSAPSAFSPGLPPALSDLVMRLLEKDADRRYQSAEGLAHDLAVLAERLARGDRQPFALGERDFPPRLAAPSRLVGREAEIGVLRAAFDRALRGEARAVMVAGAPGVGKTTLINELRPMVTARRGWFVSGKFDQCRRDVAASAVLQAMRSLGRLLLSQPESELAALRQELLRSLGANAGLVAGVLPEFAALLGVAPEAPSGDPLIAEARLYQSGVALMRAIASPLRPVVMVIDDLQWAGPGSIKFVDALLSDEGLSGLLLVSAYREAEVDVAHPLTPMLERWDRHGLSPARLALRNLAPADLGALLQEMLRLPPEGAARLAEVVGERTGGNPFDTVELVNALRHDGALVQGEGGWQWDATAIRRHVGRGEVVDLLQRRMGRLPAPTGHLLETMACLSGEVEFGLLGCAVGLDAEALHARAAPALEDGLLVMERRGTELNALRFRHDRVQQAAYARLDLASQRARHLGLARRLAAHAAWEGVAAEQYLIVADDLHEADECRRAASLFEAVGLQAERINYALAERFFSAAIALRTRVESEADQGPLLTLRTHHVGTLYCLGRHEQLDEVYREIEARCSDPLRVSDAAGLRLTSLTSRGRQADAVELGMRLLERLAPQGGGADWPAFKQWVDSLDLAADLARPEATDAHVLAAANVIHRVSPPAYFCGPQVLEKVIYAAHRLWAAHGPLPGLMTAFGQSPVVAVSLYRDYRTGYLAVRHALRVAEARQLEPYGSQLRNTLPTFAMHWFEPVEAGLRMLQQAREGLLAHGSLMTASFTYSAALSLQLDSTPLLHTLAAEVEAADALGQRVGNAHAIATVVAYRQLVRALLGHTAAPGSFDEAGFSEAEHLAGPGAHPVPRSAYHIDRALAAALFHDRAALAEHSAAAMPLAARQGNYRAVQAQLLRALALATELQAGPADPLPALRELDACRDWLAERAADAPGNFQHLHTWVEAERAWALGDGWQAARRFEQARREVARQRRPWHHALMTERCARFHLSQHGLEAYGQQLMAEALAAYEAWGAVAKVQQLRDTHEFLRHGAAAMPRERRRSTGSSTGNLADQIDMLAILRASQALSSETSLQSLQASVQQLLVALTGATRVTLVMRGGDLGGLGDGWRVPAEGSAGLPVEEAAAEGLLALSAFRYVQRLREPLVVDDVTLDDRFGGEACFAGLARCSLLAVPIQSQGELRAVLLLENRQSRGAFSAHRLDAVNLIAGQLAVSLDNAMLYASLEHKVAERTEALEQANRRLEMLAITDALTGLANRRHFNEVIDAEWKRALRTGTPIGLAMIDVDQFKLYNDHYGHLGGDACLKRVAAVLKDGQRVAADLAARYGGEEFALVLPNTDLAGTQAVAERLRRQVAELREPHAASPHGIVTVSVGIAAFVPSASTSIAHWIEVADAALYEAKRQGRNQVRAPA comes from the coding sequence ATGGCGGCCTTAAACCCCACCTCGCCCGACGACGCCCCGCATGGCGGCGTGGACGAAGTCTTGTCGCAGAGCGAGCGCACCCGGGTGCTGCGGCGCCGCTTGCACGGGGCCCGCTCGCTTATCCTCAAGCAAGGTTTCAGCGGCGATTCGTTGCATCGCCTGCGCCACGAGGCGGCCATGCTCCAGCGCCTGGCCGGCGTCGAGGGCGTGCCGCGCCTGGCCGCCGAAGCGCCCACGCCCGACCTGCTGGTCTTGCACGACGACGGTGGCGTCTCGCTGGCGCAGGTGCTGCGCGACGAGCGCCTCGGTGTGACCGAGGTGCTGCACATCGGCCTCGGCCTTGCGCGGGTGCTTGCCGACGTGCACCGACGGGGCGTGGTGCACCGCGACCTGAACCCCGCCAACATTGTGCTCGTCGGCGCGCAGCGGCGGCCGGTGCTGATCGACTTCGACATCGCCAGCAGCTTCGCCGAAGAAGCGCCGAGCTTCAGCCACCAGAGCGAGATCGCAGGCACGCTCGCCTACATGGCGCCCGAGCAGACCGGCCGCACCGGCCGCAGCGTCGACCAGCGCGCCGACCTCTATTCCCTCGGCGCCACGCTCTACGAGATGCTGGCCGGCCAGCCGCCCTTCAGCGGCCACGACCCGCTGCAGCTCATCCACGACCACCTGGCGCGTGTGCCGTCCGCGCCCTCGGCGTTCTCGCCCGGCCTGCCGCCTGCGCTGTCTGACCTGGTCATGCGCCTGCTCGAGAAAGACGCCGATCGCCGCTACCAGAGCGCCGAGGGCCTGGCGCACGACCTCGCCGTGCTGGCCGAGCGGCTGGCCCGTGGCGACCGCCAGCCCTTCGCGCTCGGCGAGCGTGACTTTCCTCCGCGCCTGGCCGCGCCATCGCGCCTGGTCGGCCGCGAGGCCGAGATCGGCGTGCTGCGCGCCGCCTTCGATCGAGCGCTGCGCGGCGAGGCCCGCGCGGTGATGGTGGCCGGCGCCCCCGGCGTCGGCAAGACCACGCTCATCAACGAGCTGCGGCCGATGGTCACCGCGCGGCGCGGCTGGTTCGTCTCGGGCAAGTTCGACCAGTGCCGGCGCGACGTGGCGGCGAGCGCCGTGTTGCAGGCGATGCGCTCCCTGGGGCGGCTGCTGCTGTCGCAGCCCGAGAGCGAACTCGCCGCATTGCGCCAGGAGCTGCTGCGCTCGCTCGGTGCCAACGCCGGCCTGGTGGCGGGCGTGCTGCCCGAGTTCGCGGCCCTGCTCGGCGTGGCGCCCGAGGCGCCGAGCGGTGACCCGCTCATCGCCGAGGCACGCCTGTACCAGTCGGGCGTGGCGTTGATGCGCGCCATCGCCTCGCCGCTGCGGCCGGTGGTGATGGTGATCGACGATCTGCAATGGGCCGGCCCCGGCTCGATCAAGTTCGTCGACGCGCTGCTGTCCGACGAAGGCCTGAGCGGGCTCCTGCTCGTGAGCGCGTACCGTGAGGCCGAGGTCGACGTGGCGCACCCGCTCACGCCCATGCTCGAGCGTTGGGACCGGCATGGCCTCTCGCCCGCGCGGCTCGCCCTGCGCAACCTCGCACCGGCCGACCTGGGCGCGCTGCTGCAGGAGATGCTGCGCCTTCCGCCCGAGGGCGCGGCCCGTCTGGCCGAAGTGGTGGGCGAGCGCACTGGCGGCAACCCCTTCGACACGGTCGAACTCGTCAACGCGCTGCGCCACGACGGCGCGCTCGTGCAGGGCGAGGGCGGCTGGCAGTGGGATGCCACCGCGATCCGCCGCCACGTGGGCCGCGGCGAAGTGGTGGACCTCCTCCAGCGCCGCATGGGCCGCCTGCCCGCGCCCACCGGCCACCTGCTCGAAACCATGGCCTGCCTGTCGGGCGAAGTCGAGTTCGGCCTGCTCGGCTGTGCGGTGGGCCTCGATGCCGAGGCCCTGCATGCGCGCGCCGCCCCCGCGCTCGAAGACGGCCTGCTGGTGATGGAGCGCCGCGGCACCGAACTCAACGCCCTGCGCTTCCGCCACGACCGTGTGCAGCAGGCGGCCTACGCGCGGCTCGACCTCGCCTCGCAACGCGCCCGCCACCTGGGTCTCGCACGACGCCTCGCGGCCCACGCGGCGTGGGAGGGCGTGGCCGCCGAGCAGTACCTCATCGTCGCCGACGACCTGCACGAGGCCGACGAGTGCCGCCGTGCGGCCTCGCTCTTCGAAGCCGTGGGCCTGCAGGCCGAGCGCATCAACTACGCCCTGGCCGAGCGCTTCTTCAGTGCCGCCATCGCACTGCGCACGCGGGTGGAGAGCGAGGCCGACCAGGGCCCGCTGCTCACGCTGCGCACCCACCACGTCGGCACGCTCTACTGCCTGGGCCGCCACGAGCAGCTCGACGAGGTCTACCGCGAGATCGAAGCCCGTTGCAGCGACCCGCTGCGCGTGAGCGACGCCGCCGGCCTGCGCCTCACGAGCCTCACCAGCCGCGGCCGCCAGGCCGATGCGGTGGAACTCGGCATGCGCCTGCTCGAACGCCTCGCGCCGCAGGGCGGCGGCGCCGACTGGCCGGCGTTCAAGCAGTGGGTCGACTCGCTCGACCTCGCCGCCGACCTGGCGCGCCCCGAGGCCACCGATGCCCACGTGCTGGCTGCGGCCAACGTGATCCACCGCGTCTCGCCGCCCGCGTATTTCTGCGGGCCGCAGGTGCTCGAGAAGGTGATCTACGCTGCCCATCGGCTGTGGGCCGCGCACGGGCCGTTGCCGGGTCTCATGACGGCCTTCGGGCAAAGCCCGGTGGTGGCCGTGTCGCTGTACCGCGACTACCGCACCGGCTACCTCGCCGTGCGCCACGCGCTGCGCGTGGCCGAAGCACGCCAGCTGGAGCCCTATGGCTCGCAGCTGCGCAACACCTTGCCCACCTTCGCGATGCACTGGTTCGAGCCGGTCGAGGCCGGCCTGCGCATGCTGCAGCAGGCGCGCGAGGGGCTGCTTGCGCACGGCTCGCTGATGACGGCCTCGTTCACCTACAGCGCGGCCTTGTCGCTGCAGCTCGACAGCACGCCGCTCCTGCACACGCTGGCCGCCGAGGTGGAGGCCGCCGATGCACTCGGCCAGCGCGTGGGCAACGCACACGCGATCGCCACCGTCGTGGCCTACCGTCAGCTGGTGCGCGCGTTGCTGGGCCACACCGCCGCACCGGGCAGCTTCGACGAGGCCGGTTTCAGCGAAGCCGAGCACCTGGCCGGCCCCGGCGCGCACCCGGTGCCGCGCTCGGCGTATCACATCGACCGTGCACTCGCGGCAGCGCTCTTCCACGACCGTGCGGCGCTGGCCGAGCATTCCGCCGCGGCGATGCCGCTCGCTGCGCGCCAGGGCAATTACCGCGCGGTGCAGGCGCAGCTGCTGCGCGCGCTCGCACTCGCCACCGAGCTGCAGGCCGGCCCCGCCGACCCGCTGCCCGCGCTGCGCGAGCTCGACGCCTGCCGCGACTGGCTGGCCGAGCGGGCCGCCGATGCGCCGGGCAACTTCCAGCACCTGCACACCTGGGTCGAGGCCGAACGTGCCTGGGCCCTGGGCGATGGCTGGCAGGCCGCACGCCGCTTCGAGCAGGCCCGGCGCGAAGTTGCGCGCCAGCGCCGGCCCTGGCACCACGCGCTGATGACCGAGCGCTGCGCGCGCTTCCACCTGTCGCAGCATGGGCTCGAGGCCTACGGCCAGCAGCTGATGGCCGAAGCGCTCGCCGCCTACGAGGCCTGGGGCGCCGTCGCCAAGGTGCAGCAGCTGCGCGACACGCACGAGTTCCTGCGGCATGGCGCGGCCGCGATGCCGCGCGAGCGCCGCCGCAGCACCGGCTCGAGCACCGGCAACCTGGCCGACCAGATCGACATGCTGGCCATCCTGCGCGCCTCGCAGGCCCTGAGTTCCGAGACCAGCCTGCAGAGCCTGCAGGCGAGCGTGCAGCAGCTGCTCGTCGCGTTGACCGGCGCGACCCGCGTGACGCTCGTGATGCGCGGCGGTGACCTCGGCGGCCTCGGCGACGGCTGGCGCGTGCCCGCCGAAGGCAGCGCCGGCCTGCCGGTGGAAGAGGCGGCCGCCGAGGGGCTGCTGGCGTTGTCGGCCTTCCGCTACGTGCAGCGCCTGCGCGAGCCGCTGGTGGTGGACGACGTGACCCTCGACGACCGTTTCGGCGGCGAGGCCTGTTTCGCCGGCCTGGCACGTTGCTCGCTGCTGGCCGTGCCCATCCAGAGCCAGGGCGAGCTGCGGGCGGTGCTGCTGCTCGAGAACCGGCAGAGCCGCGGCGCCTTTTCGGCGCACCGGCTCGATGCGGTCAACCTCATCGCCGGCCAGCTGGCGGTGTCGCTCGACAACGCCATGCTCTACGCATCGCTCGAGCACAAGGTGGCCGAGCGCACCGAGGCGCTGGAGCAGGCCAACCGGCGACTGGAGATGCTCGCGATCACCGATGCGTTGACGGGGCTGGCCAACCGCCGCCATTTCAACGAGGTGATCGACGCCGAGTGGAAGCGTGCGCTGCGCACCGGCACCCCGATCGGCCTCGCGATGATCGACGTCGACCAGTTCAAGCTCTACAACGACCACTACGGCCACCTCGGCGGCGATGCCTGCCTGAAGCGCGTGGCCGCGGTGCTGAAGGATGGTCAACGCGTGGCCGCCGACCTCGCGGCGCGCTACGGCGGCGAAGAGTTCGCGCTCGTGCTGCCCAACACCGACCTCGCCGGCACGCAGGCGGTGGCCGAGCGCCTGCGCCGCCAGGTGGCCGAGCTGCGCGAGCCGCATGCGGCATCTCCGCACGGCATCGTGACCGTGAGCGTGGGCATCGCGGCCTTCGTGCCGTCGGCGTCGACCAGCATCGCGCACTGGATCGAAGTGGCCGACGCCGCACTCTACGAGGCCAAGCGGCAGGGCCGCAACCAGGTCAGAGCCCCCGCCTGA
- the sppA gene encoding signal peptide peptidase SppA, with amino-acid sequence MSTAPRSAVRRWLGRIWWLIDGTRRLVFNLVFLLILVVVLVALFTSGAPKLDDKTALVLNLRGPLVEQHAQGVRDAAFAQLSGEAPRSTQLRDVLTVLDAAARDPHITHAVLLLDEFQGGGMASLREVAAAMQRFRASGKKLTAWSGHYEQAQYFLAAQADEVLLHPMGMVFVKGFGRYQNYYRDALDKLGISVNLVRAGTYKNFGEPFTLNGPSPETIEAMGYAYNGLWGTYVEGVEKARKLPAGTLMAIINELPARLAAAGGDPAKLALSAKLVDGLKTRDELRQLMIERGAKDPEGKTFRQVSFDNYLARQKPAVVGDAIGVVIAEGEIVDGRAPAGQVGGLSTADLIRKARDDKSVKAVVLRVNSPGGSAYASELIRRELELTRAAGKPVIVSMGDVAASGGYWISLATDELLADPGTVTGSIGVFTLLPSADKALEKIGVHTGGVTTTWLAGAGDPRRPLDPRFAELLQATINHVYSDFTTKAAQARKTTPDKIDAVAQGRVWTGAQAKERGLVDTLGGYADALKAAAKRAQLGTNPRVVYIQPEPGRAERLLEWLSASVHASASRWLDAQVAPGVAPVLREARRELGWVSELTEGRKPFAAVAHCLCSAP; translated from the coding sequence ATGTCCACTGCTCCCCGTTCTGCCGTTCGCCGCTGGTTGGGGCGCATCTGGTGGCTGATCGACGGCACGCGCCGCCTGGTGTTCAACCTGGTCTTCCTGCTGATCCTGGTGGTGGTGCTGGTGGCGCTCTTCACGAGCGGCGCACCGAAACTCGACGACAAGACCGCCCTCGTGCTGAACCTGCGCGGGCCCCTGGTCGAGCAGCATGCGCAAGGCGTGCGCGACGCCGCCTTCGCCCAGCTGTCCGGCGAGGCACCGCGCAGCACGCAGCTGCGCGACGTGCTCACCGTGCTCGATGCCGCCGCGCGCGACCCGCACATCACCCACGCCGTGCTGCTGCTCGACGAGTTCCAGGGCGGCGGCATGGCCAGCCTGCGCGAAGTGGCCGCGGCGATGCAGCGCTTTCGCGCGAGCGGCAAGAAGCTCACCGCCTGGAGCGGCCATTACGAGCAGGCGCAGTACTTCCTCGCCGCGCAGGCCGACGAGGTGCTGCTGCACCCGATGGGCATGGTGTTCGTGAAGGGCTTCGGCCGCTACCAGAACTATTACCGCGACGCACTCGACAAGCTGGGCATCAGCGTCAACCTCGTGCGCGCCGGCACCTACAAGAACTTCGGCGAGCCTTTCACGCTCAACGGCCCGTCGCCCGAGACGATCGAGGCGATGGGCTACGCCTACAACGGCTTGTGGGGCACCTACGTCGAAGGCGTGGAGAAGGCCCGCAAGCTGCCGGCCGGCACGCTGATGGCCATCATCAACGAGCTGCCTGCGCGCCTCGCCGCCGCAGGGGGCGACCCGGCCAAGCTCGCCCTGTCGGCCAAGCTCGTCGACGGCCTCAAGACCCGCGACGAGCTGCGCCAGCTGATGATCGAACGCGGCGCGAAAGACCCCGAGGGGAAGACCTTCCGCCAAGTCTCGTTCGACAACTACCTCGCACGCCAGAAGCCCGCCGTGGTGGGCGACGCGATCGGCGTGGTGATCGCCGAAGGCGAGATCGTCGACGGCCGCGCGCCGGCCGGCCAGGTGGGCGGGCTGTCGACGGCCGACCTGATCCGCAAGGCACGTGACGACAAGTCCGTGAAGGCGGTCGTGCTGCGCGTGAACTCGCCCGGCGGCTCGGCCTACGCCTCGGAACTGATCCGCCGCGAACTCGAACTCACGCGCGCTGCGGGCAAGCCGGTGATCGTCTCGATGGGCGACGTGGCCGCCTCGGGCGGCTACTGGATCTCGCTCGCGACCGACGAGTTGCTCGCCGATCCGGGCACGGTCACCGGCTCGATCGGCGTCTTCACGCTCCTGCCCTCGGCCGACAAGGCGCTCGAGAAGATCGGCGTGCACACGGGTGGCGTCACCACCACCTGGCTCGCCGGTGCGGGCGACCCGCGCCGGCCGCTCGACCCGCGCTTCGCCGAGCTGCTGCAGGCCACCATCAACCACGTCTACAGCGACTTCACCACCAAGGCCGCGCAGGCCCGCAAGACCACGCCCGACAAGATCGACGCGGTGGCGCAGGGCCGGGTGTGGACGGGCGCGCAGGCCAAGGAGCGCGGCCTCGTCGACACGCTGGGCGGTTATGCCGACGCCTTGAAGGCCGCTGCCAAGCGCGCGCAGCTGGGCACGAACCCGCGCGTGGTCTACATCCAGCCCGAGCCGGGCCGCGCCGAACGCCTGCTCGAATGGCTGAGCGCCAGCGTGCACGCAAGCGCGAGCCGCTGGCTCGACGCGCAGGTGGCCCCGGGCGTGGCCCCGGTGCTGCGCGAAGCGCGCCGCGAGTTGGGCTGGGTCAGCGAGCTGACCGAAGGCCGCAAGCCGTTTGCAGCGGTGGCGCACTGCCTGTGCAGCGCGCCTTGA
- a CDS encoding AEC family transporter has product MQAILAVTVPFFALVLCGYLAARQRVLPEAAIPGLNAFVLFFALPCMLFRFGASMPFAQLINPALIGVYALSAVVVVLFTVAVTLRRADGRGVDTKNAAFGALVAAFPNTGFMGVPLLVALLGDKAAGPVIGTVLTDLFLTSSLCIAIAQAGPAADGAPHDSVWATVLRSLRGALSNPLPWSIGLGAALAASGLELPGPVSQVIKMLGDAATPVALFTIGAVLWRAGQHAHSRTPVGQYLPVALIKLFVHPLLVLGIGVLLRAAGVPMPEFGLMVLMLAAALPSASNVSLLAERYGADNGRVARIIMASTVLAFVTFSLLAWGLGVGRG; this is encoded by the coding sequence ATGCAGGCGATCCTGGCCGTCACCGTTCCCTTCTTCGCGCTCGTGCTGTGCGGCTACCTCGCCGCCCGGCAGCGGGTGTTGCCCGAAGCGGCCATCCCGGGGCTCAACGCCTTCGTGCTCTTCTTCGCGCTGCCATGCATGCTCTTTCGCTTCGGCGCGAGCATGCCCTTCGCCCAGCTCATCAACCCGGCGCTGATCGGCGTCTACGCGCTGAGCGCGGTGGTGGTGGTGCTCTTCACCGTGGCGGTCACGCTGCGCCGGGCCGACGGCCGGGGCGTCGACACCAAGAACGCCGCTTTCGGCGCGCTGGTGGCGGCGTTTCCCAACACCGGCTTCATGGGCGTGCCGCTGCTGGTGGCGCTGCTGGGCGACAAGGCCGCGGGGCCGGTGATCGGCACCGTGCTCACCGACCTCTTCCTCACGAGCTCGCTGTGCATCGCCATCGCGCAGGCCGGCCCGGCCGCCGACGGCGCGCCGCACGACAGCGTCTGGGCCACCGTGCTGCGCTCGCTGCGCGGGGCGTTGAGCAACCCGCTGCCGTGGTCCATCGGGCTCGGCGCGGCGCTTGCGGCGAGCGGGCTCGAGCTACCGGGGCCGGTGTCGCAAGTGATCAAGATGCTAGGCGATGCGGCCACGCCGGTGGCGCTCTTCACCATCGGCGCGGTGCTGTGGCGCGCCGGCCAGCATGCGCACTCGCGCACGCCGGTGGGCCAGTATCTGCCGGTCGCGCTCATCAAGCTCTTCGTGCACCCGCTGCTGGTGCTGGGCATCGGCGTGCTGCTGCGCGCAGCCGGCGTGCCGATGCCCGAGTTCGGGCTCATGGTGCTGATGCTCGCGGCGGCTCTGCCGAGTGCGAGCAACGTGTCGCTGCTCGCTGAGCGCTACGGCGCCGACAACGGCCGCGTGGCCCGCATCATCATGGCCAGCACGGTGCTCGCCTTCGTCACGTTCTCGCTGCTGGCCTGGGGCCTGGGCGTCGGACGCGGTTGA
- a CDS encoding SDR family NAD(P)-dependent oxidoreductase → MNTPTTIALITGGSRGLGKSMALKLAEQGHDVIVTYRANAAEAQAVVAQVAQLGRRAVALALDVGDSRGFGDFAAQVKRALAQHWQRERFDFLVNNAGMGHHASFAETTEAQFDELMNVHLKGPYFLTQALLPLIADGGRILNVSSGLTRFALPGYAAYSVMKGGVEVLTRSLAKELGPRRIAVNTLAPGAIETDFGGGLVRDNAQFNAAIAAQTALGRVGLPDDIGGAVAALLAPGSGWVNAQRIEVSGGQMI, encoded by the coding sequence ATGAACACCCCCACCACCATCGCCCTCATCACCGGCGGCAGCCGCGGGCTCGGCAAGAGCATGGCGCTCAAGCTCGCCGAGCAGGGCCACGACGTCATCGTCACCTACCGGGCCAACGCGGCCGAGGCGCAGGCCGTCGTGGCGCAGGTGGCGCAACTGGGGCGCCGGGCCGTCGCCCTGGCGCTCGACGTGGGCGACAGCCGCGGCTTCGGCGACTTCGCCGCCCAGGTGAAGCGCGCGCTGGCGCAGCACTGGCAGCGCGAGCGCTTCGACTTCCTCGTCAACAACGCCGGCATGGGCCACCACGCGAGCTTTGCCGAGACCACCGAGGCGCAGTTCGACGAGCTGATGAACGTGCACCTGAAGGGTCCGTACTTCCTCACGCAGGCGCTGCTGCCGCTCATTGCCGACGGCGGGCGCATCCTCAACGTGTCCTCGGGCCTGACGCGCTTCGCGCTGCCGGGTTATGCGGCCTACTCGGTGATGAAGGGCGGCGTGGAGGTGCTCACGCGCTCCCTCGCCAAGGAGCTGGGCCCGCGCCGCATCGCCGTCAACACGCTCGCCCCCGGCGCCATCGAGACCGACTTCGGCGGCGGCCTGGTGCGTGACAACGCGCAGTTCAACGCCGCCATCGCCGCGCAGACGGCGCTCGGCCGCGTGGGCCTGCCCGACGACATCGGCGGCGCCGTGGCCGCGCTGCTGGCGCCTGGCAGCGGCTGGGTCAATGCGCAGCGCATCGAGGTCTCGGGCGGCCAGATGATCTGA